A single region of the Gossypium arboreum isolate Shixiya-1 chromosome 12, ASM2569848v2, whole genome shotgun sequence genome encodes:
- the LOC108478325 gene encoding transcription factor MYB16 encodes MQQSPCSDKVGLKKGPWTPEEDQKLLSYIQEHGGGSWRGLPAKAGLQRCGKSCRLRWINYLRPDIKRGKFSSQEERTIIQLHALLGNRWSAIAAHLPKRTDNEIKNYWNTQLKKRLTTIGIDPATHRPKTDTLGSTPKDAANLSHMAQWESARLEAEARLVRESKRVSNPPQNQFRFTSSSAPPLVSKIDVGLAHATKPQCLDVLKAWQRVVTGLFTFNTDNLQSPTSTSSFTENTLPISSVGFIDSFVGNSNNSCCGNNWECVEKSSQVADLQERLDNSMGLHDILDLSSEDVWFQGSYRAENMMEGYSDTLMVCDSGDHPKSLSMEPRQNFNVGTSNASSFEENKNYWNNILNFANASPSGSSVF; translated from the exons ATGCAGCAGTCTCCATGTAGCGACAAGGTGGGGTTGAAGAAAGGGCCATGGACTCCAGAAGAAGACCAAAAACTCTTGTCTTATATTCAAGAACACGGCGGTGGAAGCTGGCGAGGCTTGCCCGCAAAAGCTG GACTTCAAAGATGTGGCAAGAGTTGTAGACTTAGGTGGATTAACTACTTAAGACCAGATATCAAAAGAGGAAAGTTCAGTTCGCAGGAAGAACGAACCATCATTCAACTCCATGCCCTTCTTGGAAACAG GTGGTCGGCTATTGCGGCTCATTTGCCAAAAAGAACAGACAATGAGATCAAGAACTACTGGAATACACAGTTGAAGAAAAGGTTGACGACGATAGGGATCGACCCTGCAACTCACAGGCCTAAAACCGATACCCTCGGTTCAACTCCCAAGGATGCCGCTAACCTTAGCCACATGGCTCAATGGGAGAGTGCTCGGTTAGAAGCTGAAGCTAGATTGGTGAGAGAGTCGAAACGAGTTTCAAACCCTCCGCAAAACCAATTTAGGTTCACGTCTTCATCGGCTCCTCCACTGGTAAGCAAAATTGATGTTGGTTTGGCTCATGCTACTAAACCGCAATGCCTCGATGTACTCAAAGCTTGGCAACGTGTAGTCACTGGATTGTTCACTTTCAACACTGACAACCTCCAATCTCCAACATCGACGTCGAGCTTCACGGAAAACACGTTACCAATCTCATCTGTCGGGTTCATTGACAGCTTTGTGGGGAACTCAAATAACAGCTGTTGCGGAAATAATTGGGAATGTGTGGAGAAATCGAGCCAAGTTGCTGACTTACAGGAAAGATTGGATAACTCAATGGGGTTGCATGACATATTGGATCTCTCCTCAGAAGATGTATGGTTTCAAGGCTCATACAGGGCGGAAAATATGATGGAAGGGTATTCGGACACGTTAATGGTTTGTGATTCTGGGGATCATCCGAAGAGTTTGTCAATGGAGCCTAGACAAAACTTTAATGTTGGAACAAGTAATGCTAGTAGTTTCGAAGAAAACAAGAATTACTGGAACAACATCCTTAATTTTGCGAATGCTTCCCCTTCTGGTTCTTCTGTCTTTTGA